One window from the genome of Hydractinia symbiolongicarpus strain clone_291-10 chromosome 1, HSymV2.1, whole genome shotgun sequence encodes:
- the LOC130630537 gene encoding uncharacterized protein LOC130630537, with protein MSAEGIIDANGNLDGFKKEEETGDDTSFDCDTSAVSFRCAAPINQSVATCVTVYTPKVPIVLEMPNFVVCEQSAPTVAMDDDTQIITKIEKTYYTPERVSKEVLDSERQSFKALCDLPIEHSNWNCIIESLQNVYKFFVHEYAMISKVSLAQIIPAYWCRVFKKLLRHTWIAVDVDFDSLLHSKDESWMQYIADPDLDNISPPGLLMVVLFMDLSIVTNVTDLGYDQMRQCVDDDLLYLIFKYVFSHVQCFDNEKNNARRLRSLCLSIVYNCARNPANRSSYRSNSFLDGIQSLKVEVSFRNKNEKITMEREENSIYVLLMNIFHLTQLALKNTEFQEGVDMQYFQKVQMNAVLSLAHLFEEEVDAMQLSATDEIIMYLQKRISAALVSPNFIDSTFSLEELLNGLEKLAVNEDNQEKMVMDGVLVLMFDVLHYSDLPNAACTAALKVLWQLSFNHASKIQESKRLLDVIRNLKHHKNDDIRKSAEGVMWELEDRVNSEQKKSTSGPQKHIMLSYCWAQQETVKKVASLLKKGGFNLWLDIDRMTRSTIDAMAEAVENADIFLMFMSKNYKESAACQSEAKYARVRKVEIIPIMLEDQWRADGWLGFILGDLLYFKFPQDDEKAFSNKYHELYTEISRFYEKKGLVIPAVENVEICSVDAPSKEAKGKNSHKPGRKLCSPVRIKPKQDNPVEQGTNTLGLDLPKTPSGNSPNTWDEQKVCDWLAQNSIDRSKFCSDLTVDGELLKFLFKLQDQHPILFYKFLEKDLGLKSLEGVSKFVIGLDNLFAD; from the exons atcaGTAGCAACATGTGTCACTGTTTATACCCCAAAAGTACCAATTGTTCTTGAAAT gccAAATTTTGTAGTATGTGAACAATCTGCTCCTACAgt GGCAATGGACGATGATACTCAAATAATCACAAA AATCGAGAAGACCTATTACACACCTGAAAGAGTATCAAAAGAGGTGCTTGACAGCGAAAG aCAATCCTTCAAAGCACTCTGCGACCTTCCAATTGAACACTCGAATTGGAACTGTATAATTGAAAGTCTTCAGAATGTTTACAAGTTTTTTGTCCATGAGTATGCAATGATAAGTAAAGTATCGCTTGCACAAATCATTCCTGCATATTGGTGTAGAGTATTCAAAAAGCTTCTCAGACATACTTGGATTGCAGTGGATGTGGATTTTGACAGTCTTCTACATTCAAAG GATGAATCTTGGATGCAGTATATAGCTGATCCTGACCTGGATAATATATCCCCACCCGGACTATTAATGGTTGTTTTATTTATGGACTTAAGCATAGTAACGAATGTAACAGACTTGGGTTATGACCAGATGCGTCAATGTGTTGACGATgacttgttgtatttaatttttaaatatgttttttcccATGTGCAATGTTTCGACAATGAAAAG AACAATGCAAGAAGACTACGCTCTTTGTGCttatccattgtttacaactGCGCACGAAACCCTGCTAACAGAAGTTCATATCGAAGCAATTCCTTTCTTGATGGCATCCAATCTTTGAAAGTAGAAGTTTCTTTTAGAAACAAGAATGAAAAGATAACAATGGAGAG GGAAGAAAACAGCATCTATGTATTACTGATGAATATATTTCATTTGACCCAACTGGCGCTGAAAAACACTGAATTTCAGGAAGGTGTTGACATGCagtattttcaaaaagtgcaaaTGAATGCTGTTCTTAGTTTGGCACATTTGTTTGAGGAAGAAGTTGATGCCATGCAATTGTCAGCTACTGATG aaattataaTGTATCTACAAAAACGTATAAGTGCTGCTCTTGTGTCACCAAACTTTATCGATTCAACCTTTTCGTTAGAAGAACTTTTAAATGGGTTGGAAAAGCTTGCTGTGAATGAGGATAACCAAGAAAAG ATGGTGATGGACGGAGTACTTGTGTTAATGTTTGATGTCCTTCACTATTCCGATCTTCCAAATGCAGCTTGTACTGCTGCTTTAAAAGTACTATGGCAACTTTCATTTAATCATGCTTCAAAAATCCAGGAGTCAAAAAGGTTATTAGATGTTATTCGCAACCTCAAG CATCACAAAAATGATGATATACGTAAAAGCGCTGAAGGTGTTATGTGGGAGTTAGAAGATAGAGTTAATTCAG aacaaaaaaaatctacaTCGGGACCCCAGAAACATATAATGTTAAGTTATTGTTGGGCTCAACAAGAAACTGTGAAGAAAGTTgcttcgttgttaaaaaaaggtGGTTTCAATTTGTGGCTTGATATTGACAGAATGACACGTTCAACGATAGATGCAATGGCAGAGGCCGTTGAAAATGCagatatatttttaatgtttatgtcGAAAAACTACAAAGAGAGTGCTGCTTGTCAGTCAG AGGCGAAATATGCAAGAGTGCGAAAGGTTGAGATTATACCAATTATGCTTGAAGACCAGTGGAGAGCTGATGGTTGGCTTGGTTTTATCTTGGGTGACTTACTTTACTTTAAATTCCCTCAAGATGATGAAAAAGCATTTTCGAACAAATACCATGAACTTTATACAGAAATTAGTAGATTCTACGAAAAGAAAGGCCTTGTTATACCAGCAGTGGAGAATGTGGAAATATGTAGTGTAGATGCGCCAAGTAAAGAGGCTAAAG GAAAGAATTCTCACAAACCTGGTAGAAAACTTTGTTCGCCCGTGCGTATTAAACCAAAGCAAGATAATCCAGTTGAACAGGGAACTAATACTTTAG GTCTGGATTTGCCGAAAACACCAAGTGGAAATAGTCCAAACACGTGGGACGAACAGAAAGTTTGTGATTGGTTGGCACAAAATAGCATAGACAG aaGCAAGTTTTGTTCTGATTTAACAGTGGATGGCGAATTgttgaaatttttgtttaagCTGCAGGATCAg CATCCGATACTCTTTTATAAATTCTTGGAAAAAGATTTGGGTCTTAAATCTCTTGAGGGCGTGTCCAAGTTTGTGATTGGTTTGGACAACTTGTTTGCTGATTAG
- the LOC130630607 gene encoding uncharacterized protein LOC130630607 encodes MFERTRHLPFYQAGIHDRLQFVIHLASYSEVIKNSGTAASGSTAAKPADASYKITNIVLEFDKVTNEELANAMLSRYSRLALPYEHILRSKVVTMKISDTNYNLQIDTPAKSLKGVLLLFQDPGVSKAYAGNNEKFYNPKITSISTTIEGSPNELFSHAMLPKDHMEQVAELFGSHDSIVTIGQYLTERFALFLDFRSSSDHTLQGSGRLLQKLSDGITLHMTKKADGTGDIRCYVYLLMDAQLNILDEFSNKEIFNKINESDDVVATVDDNLNANGNTDSDERCCVLHVGDGYKVGKINLFNTETLGKCKSILVTRKNGNLKYKDTQLPDFSL; translated from the exons ATGTTTGAGCGCACGAGGCATCTCCCATTTTATCAAGCGGGGATTCACGATAGGCTGCAGTTTGTGATTCACTTAGCTTCATATAGTGAAGTTATAAAGAATAGTGGTACTGCAGCCTCTGGAAGCACAGCAGCCAAGCCAGCCGATGCTAGTtataaaattaccaatattGTGCTCGAGTTTGATAAGGTGACCAACGAAGAATTAGCGAATGCTATGCTCTCAAGGTACTCCAGATTGGCTCTACCGTACGAGCATATACTTAGGAGTAAAGTTGTCACCATGAAAATATCTGACACGAATTACAACTTGCAAATCGACACACCGGCGAAGAGCCTTAAAGGTGTCCTACTGCTATTTCAGGATCCTGGAGTATCCAAGGCATATGCTGGTAACAATGAAAAATTCTACAATCCTAAAATTACATCGATCAGTACGACCATAGAAGGGTCTCCAAATGAGCTCTTTTCCCACGCGATGTTACCGAAGGACCACATGGAGCAAGTCGCTGAACTCTTCGGATCCCATGATTCCATCGTCACCATTGGTCAATATCTAACGGAGCGTTTTGCGTTGTTTCTGGACTTCCGAAGCAGTTCGGACCATACCCTACAGGGGAGTGGGCGGCTCTTGCAAAAGTTATCGGACGGCATTACACTCCATATGACTAAGAAGGCCGACGGCACCGGTGACATACGATGTTACGTGTATCTCTTAATGGATGCGCAATTGAATATCCTCGACG AATTTTCgaacaaagaaatattcaatAAGATCAATGAAAGCGATG ATGTTGTAGCTACTGTAGATGACAATTTAAATGCAAATGGAAATACTGACAGTGATG AACGATGCTGTGTGCTGCATGTTGGTGATGGATACAAAGTTGGCAAAATAAATCTCTTCAATACGGAAACCCTGGGAAAGTGCAAATCTATCTTAGTTACACGTAAAAATGGAAATCTAAAGTACAAGGATACGCAACTTCCTGATTTTTCG CTTTGA